GCACGAATATATTGACACTGCACTTTACTTCCTTTATCTCAAACACTCGCTATTTCTATTTTCTCAAACAGATATCTTGTTGTCTTGCTGCTTTATCCCCTATATCCTTTCTTTATTTACATCAAATCAAAATCAAGAGGGACTCCTTGCAAGTATTGCGTTAGAGAGAGTACACTGCAAGAACTGGACTTGTTTTTGGCTAATTTTAGGTAAAATTCAGACCAAATAGGAACCCACCTTTTTCTAAGGGAGGCAATCCTAATATCGAAGGTATAGTAGAGTCGAAACCAAGTTTATAATTTAGCGCCTCATTCATTGGTCCAATAAAAAGCGGCTTGATGTATAGGATGCCAAGGTCATCAAAAATCTTTAATGCTGCATCAGCGTCAACGTATGCTGTAAAAAAAAGGGAGTGAACAAGATAATGTGTTTTgccaaattttatatatatttatattcgtCGAGGCTAATGGAATAGCAAAAAAACTCAGCTCATTTAATAGGAGTGACACTTTTGCATTCCCATTGAATCCTTCCAGCAAAAATTGGAAAGTTACAGCCATACCCTGTTGATCCAAATCTTGTTTAGTTCTGTAGGAGATATCAAAAGCATTCCATTCAATATTTGGACTGTATTGGACCTGATGTTGTATCGGacctatattttttttatgaagagCTTTACCGTTTACGATGTATTTACCTATAGGGAAAAGTAAACATTTCAAAATTACCACAGTTAAACTTTGTTATACTTTACAAATAAGAGAGAAAgcttttttttgctaaattgtcgtaaaatgcaaaaatcAAATCATGACCAGACTCCATTGCGAAAATTGAACGAAGATAAGTGAGAGGGTAGTGTATCTAACATTTTCTCCGGGATTGTCTCTTAAGTTTCCAAGGGTATTATTATAACTGAGGTTCCTACGAAAGCGGTGTGACTTCACTCAACTGAACGTCTTCGACCATTTATATTTTCCTGCATTAAACTTTAGAGGGTATTTTTGCATCACTAGCAGCCGGCCTCCAACTTTTGAAAGCGTGAGGGTTAGAGGCATGTGTGCACCCAAAGATGAGTGTTTTACGAGGGAACAACCACAAACATGACCATACGCATTTGAGAAGGCATTAAATGAAAGAATTCATTTCTTTTGTGCACTTCTGTAAATACGCTGCAGGATTATCCATGTCGATTTTTCaatgggttaacgactagtcatCAATAAAACAGCTCATTAAGTAAGCTATAACACTTACCTCCGAATAGCTCTCCATACACAGACACTTGTACAATTTCTTTTTCTGGATGCAAACTGCAAACAGCCCTAAATGCGTCATTCATTTTTTCTGGCTGTTTCTTCATAAAGTCAGCAGTCAAACAGTTGAAAAAATTAACACCATTGTCTAGCAAGCCTCTTCTTCTGGCTGTGCGAACTGTTTTTCCGTCTGTATGAAAACTGAAGTTAGCGCCGTGAATTTTCTCTGTCACCATCCATGAAACTTTAGAAAAATGTGATGTATCTTCAAATTTCGTAATATCTTTGTTCATTTTCTCATATTCTGTGAACTCCAATTCTTCATCTGGCATCGTGCTCTAAAATTCAAGATTAAACACCCTTTTTTAGAagctcaattttttttctccaggGTCGGCGAAACCGAAAAGGGGTCAAAGGAGCGTGCCCTCCTCTCCCACTTTCTTGCTGAAATTTGAGAAATgaagacaacaacaaaaacagcgATTGATGATTGGGGAACTAGATTCGCATATTGGCCTTGTCATTTCCAAACTTACCTACTGATGGTCTTGTGATAGAGCGTTCGCctccagtgcggaaggtcttgggttcaaaccccgaccgagtcatgccagagactataaaattgTGAATCGATCCTTTTTGATTAACGTTCAGCATAAGAATAGGATCGATATCTTaggtggttgtctagttgagcggctgttgtgcttgcacgcTTTCCGTTGGTTAAATGGAAGTTTTAAATGctctaggacccccttcgctgGACTCTCATTGATAACCGTTCTATTAGGAACTAAAGAGGCTattctgggtaaataataataataagaaaatgaCCCCCCCCCCCTAAATCATTCGATATACACCTTCATTCCCAGGGATTTAAATAGAAACTCCTGGAAACGAGGATGGCGTTATCAAGCAATTTTATAGGAAAGTGAGAAAATGAAGGTTTTTTAACGTTACGTACCACGTGAAGAGTGCAACCTCTCGATAAATTTTTCACTTGATTATCGCGTCTACTTAATATTCACATGAATCATGGAGTAAATTCGTCTTTTAAAAtctcaaatatatttaaaatcattGTTGTAATTTATCTGAAGTCAAGCGGAAAGAAACATTGTAAACTTGTCAAAATTTCCAGAAGCTGAAAACCGTGCAAAAACTCCTTGCTTTTGTTGAGCATGAAATTTAGCAAATGTGATTAGCAACCTCGTactcaaaaatatttgttttcttttaaaaattcctcaaaaattctattttttagctttttacaagctcgtgagcttgtattaaaacgcaaatgtgtcccacaagaatggaaatttttgcctctctgagcaccgaaacGGGAGTAGtcatgtgttcgaatctcatcttggtaattattttttaactaacCGGTAAAGTAAAAGTGTCTccaccaaagtttacaaaagtgaatgtaggcagaattaaggtctcccaaatgcctggaaagtagtctgcaaAAACTTCTACAACATTACGTAAGAGAGAAACAAAGTCTTATCGGCCATTAACTTTCTGAATTCCTCTTCTGGGCTTCACGTTCGAGGAATTTTtcgttcaagaagatctcacaaatcaatttttgcATAatgcgtaacaaatattattgcctatccgaataacaaaatatgtcgtgtctaacttcgtaacagaaatcacaatttgatagacagctttttgtaaactttattcgcgagtttgtttacgtatatcatacgtatTGTATTAGTTTGACTAGGGTTTTcactttaattaaaattttgtacagGAAATTCCTCGTATATCGTATTATCTCGAATAGATATTGGTGTACCTTGTTCTGTTTGTTTAAATGTTTGAATTAGAGAAGAGATATAAGGAAAAAAACTTATTCCTTTAAGTCAAACATTTTCAACCTTGTCatcagggtcttgtggcccctgggGCCGTTATTacgccgctatcaacttcatcaacaaggcaaaatgcgcTGGGAAATGGTTGGAACATATTCTATgtcgaataatttttttctgtctttGCAAGTTCACTGGGTACTTAAATTATAACTGAGATAAAGAattataactaaaaaaaaaattatatataaaagaaaaatatcttatattagaattttgatgatatttttttactttaatttgtttttacatttcatTCTTCCTTTTCTCTCACCCTTCGTTCCCCCGTCCCTTTAGCTTGTGATTTCAGAAGGATCCGAAAACGAGGTTGTCTTTTTCTTTCGCTATTCACAGAGGATGTAAATGTTCTAAAGGTTATATTTTCAACAGTTCTAAACACCCAATTTTTATAAACTGAACACTTGTCGACAACTTATTTTTCGATGTTTAGGATTTAGGACTTCCTCGTCCCCGGTTTTTGTGCCTATGTctaagccgctagcgcttacttgacctCGATGTCGAAAAAGGAA
This is a stretch of genomic DNA from Hydractinia symbiolongicarpus strain clone_291-10 chromosome 9, HSymV2.1, whole genome shotgun sequence. It encodes these proteins:
- the LOC130657490 gene encoding uncharacterized protein LOC130657490 isoform X3; the protein is MIESTMPDEELEFTEYEKMNKDITKFEDTSHFSKVSWMVTEKIHGANFSFHTDGKTVRTARRRGLLDNGVNFFNCLTADFMKKQPEKMNDAFRAVCSLHPEKEIVQVSVYGELFGAYVDADAALKIFDDLGILYIKPLFIGPMNEALNYKLGFDSTIPSILGLPPLEKGTNKAEGIVVKPVKNLVGTVEGEKQRVIVKVKLEEFIEMCRIPQPKENKVKERSLQAKIFDYANKMRLISAISKIGAPKTPEIEEEIREEFMNDVFVDVKENEALQTQWESADEETKVKIRDIMKRKVDGLIKQYKQNDS
- the LOC130657490 gene encoding RNA-editing ligase 1, mitochondrial-like isoform X2; this translates as MPDEELEFTEYEKMNKDITKFEDTSHFSKVSWMVTEKIHGANFSFHTDGKTVRTARRRGLLDNGVNFFNCLTADFMKKQPEKMNDAFRAVCSLHPEKEIVQVSVYGELFGGKYIVNGKALHKKNIGPIQHQVQYSPNIEWNAFDISYRTKQDLDQQAYVDADAALKIFDDLGILYIKPLFIGPMNEALNYKLGFDSTIPSILGLPPLEKGTNKAEGIVVKPVKNLVGTVEGEKQRVIVKVKLEEFIEMCRIPQPKENKVKERSLQAKIFDYANKMRLISAISKIGAPKTPEIEEEIREEFMNDVFVDVKENEALQTQWESADEETKVKIRDIMKRKVDGLIKQYKQNDS
- the LOC130657490 gene encoding RNA-editing ligase 1, mitochondrial-like isoform X1, with the protein product MIESTMPDEELEFTEYEKMNKDITKFEDTSHFSKVSWMVTEKIHGANFSFHTDGKTVRTARRRGLLDNGVNFFNCLTADFMKKQPEKMNDAFRAVCSLHPEKEIVQVSVYGELFGGKYIVNGKALHKKNIGPIQHQVQYSPNIEWNAFDISYRTKQDLDQQAYVDADAALKIFDDLGILYIKPLFIGPMNEALNYKLGFDSTIPSILGLPPLEKGTNKAEGIVVKPVKNLVGTVEGEKQRVIVKVKLEEFIEMCRIPQPKENKVKERSLQAKIFDYANKMRLISAISKIGAPKTPEIEEEIREEFMNDVFVDVKENEALQTQWESADEETKVKIRDIMKRKVDGLIKQYKQNDS